One Paenisporosarcina sp. FSL H8-0542 genomic region harbors:
- a CDS encoding GntR family transcriptional regulator has product MRIIKAIVKKRATLKTQVYDYLKEQILMGRLKPGERLIEEKIAEELQVSRSPIRESIRMLEKDGLLFVNNSGGVTVVEPSIEDYQHLYECRVEMEPLAAFYAAERRTHEQLETIRTSLLQMGKISETNNLKKVHDTNVNFHEAVVMATGNKFLVTMLTAFRGVNSFYRKSILEENPLHMEHAIHEHQQIFQAIVDQDAEAAKRLMKAHIESDYNLFMEFCSKDLGG; this is encoded by the coding sequence ATGAGGATCATAAAAGCAATCGTGAAAAAAAGGGCTACTTTAAAAACTCAAGTGTATGACTACTTGAAAGAACAAATCCTTATGGGTCGTTTGAAGCCTGGTGAAAGATTGATAGAGGAAAAGATTGCAGAGGAATTGCAGGTCAGCCGAAGCCCGATTCGTGAATCAATCCGTATGCTTGAAAAAGATGGGCTGCTTTTCGTAAATAATTCTGGCGGGGTGACGGTTGTTGAGCCGTCAATCGAAGATTATCAACATCTGTATGAGTGCCGGGTTGAGATGGAGCCGCTAGCCGCTTTTTATGCAGCTGAACGCAGGACCCATGAACAACTTGAGACCATTCGTACTTCTTTATTGCAGATGGGTAAAATTTCAGAAACGAATAACCTGAAAAAAGTCCATGATACGAATGTGAATTTCCATGAAGCCGTTGTTATGGCAACCGGAAACAAGTTTCTCGTTACCATGCTGACGGCATTTCGAGGAGTTAATAGTTTTTACCGCAAATCGATACTCGAAGAAAATCCGCTCCATATGGAACATGCCATTCATGAGCACCAACAGATTTTTCAGGCAATTGTGGATCAGGATGCGGAAGCAGCCAAGCGTTTAATGAAAGCTCATATTGAAAGCGATTACAATTTGTTTATGGAATTTTGCTCGAAAGATTTAGGAGGGTAA